In a single window of the Arachis hypogaea cultivar Tifrunner chromosome 6, arahy.Tifrunner.gnm2.J5K5, whole genome shotgun sequence genome:
- the LOC112697955 gene encoding protein ESSENTIAL FOR POTEXVIRUS ACCUMULATION 1-like isoform X1, whose protein sequence is MAQRATSDSRTPLQIPKDVQGSENPIPLSPQWLLPKPGESKSGTGTVENHVVSSPPFGHRMETTKTSGNGEDVYDAHKRKDVFRPSMLDSESGRRDRWRDEERDTKSSIRKDRWRDGEKDLGDSRRVERWTENLPSKNFGEVRRGAADRRNDSGNRDTNFDQRRESKWNTRWGPDNKEPEGLHEKWSDSGKEGDIHLDKRLSHTSNHGKDEKEGDHYRPWRPSFSQGRGRLDSPHHHNSTPNKQGSAYSYGRGRGENTTPVSTLGHGRGGSGGSFMNNSIPGTLLEQVESGHGEPSPFRYSRTKLFDVYRVTKMETNRKLVDDFVQVANLTQDDPLEPLALLAPNPEEMSILKGIDKGDIISSGAPQMPKDGKSSTEFTHTRRMMPGSASLQDRVEDGDHNRVSDEVHGNRELSVEGNSSVHPGVARQTMPAGEHGSTLLHDNRDATNGLRSRNLDYSSDSKDVGRWQSNEDPILKRQLSGILDSELGSRKVMQMVPEELSLFYKDPKGQIQGPFKGVDIIGWFESGYFGIDLPVRLDNSAADSPWLPLGDVMPHLRAKARPPPGFFATKPNDYTDISGRQTSGPSGNILAGSTDIEMLRSDPRLRQTSATEAENRFLESLMSGNKGGPPLESLALSEGLQGFIGNNSGNLGPSGVDNGSNLYLLANSLALERQRSLPSPYPYWPGPEAASLAPKADISLDAALHSKLLSSASDNSRQPQSQNSDLLSIIQGLSDRTSAGLNSGASGWPNHPLQGGLHPLQNKFDFHHDQNFSQVPFGIQQQRLPPQNQLSLGNLLGQAADNSANILAAEKLPSSGISQDPEVLNLLQQQYLMQLQSQAVAPAQQMPLLDKLLLLKQQQKLEEQQQLLRQQQLLSQVLQNQQSNQLFGNSSFGHMQGGAPPIGNLHMDPSQLRSPEIFPMSSQSHIPSVHDEPRTDSLNLPMNSQDTSYNVSNGASPLNLPHQLFGNTGSQKSWGPVVPEQINEKNQEMFPAPTVVDSPQLPDQEISKEEPQIEEQPLSVSDFTSKSLENPGDSINCATESCEIELPLSIDLKDKSNIAHKEQQAERESNDVELSVVVQNIDAPEPKKVNEKKSKKQKSSKLQPSDQAKGLPKNASLQLSKQSEPGKPDSTETNLKQTIGKGNQIGVACKESANYEDNGVPAGVPQNIDEAGDRLESKVVDSVSKQHNKIPAGRAWKAAPGAKQKSLIEIQQEEQRKAEAQMLVSEVATSVNSLSLATPWAGVVADPDSGKVSGESHREGGTADHLVKTETSQNLKSKKSPLHDLLAEEVSKKSDEKDAEFPDNISSSQNIAVQSESLDDSEFIEAKDSKRSRKKSKSKGSVVKASVPNATVGEVPVSLSPTEKGKSSRSSLQEKDVLPAIPARPSLGDFVQWKGEREPPSPTPSLAWSSDSVRFPKPTSLRDILKEQEKKSSSAVTASPMPTPQKVQPSQPTRNGGSSRSISASSPSKAASPMQINSHASLQSKYPGDDDFFWGPIEQSKQETKQSDFPQLGQGNWGSKNVPIKGSSPASLTRQKSVSGKLNEQRSLLSSSPASSQSMLKTKKDAMTKHSEAMGFRDWCESECDRLIGTKDTSFLEFCLKQSRSEAELLLVENLGSYDPEHEFIEKFLNYKDMLPSDVLEIAFQSKTDKKATGLGAGVVLSANADMQDMDNTEAYGRGGGKKKAKKGKKVSPAVLGFNVVSNRIMMGEIQRVED, encoded by the exons ATGGCTCAACGCGCCACATCCGATTCTCGCACTCCATTGCAGATCCCCAAAG ATGTTCAAGGCTCTGAGAATCCAATTCCACTTTCACCACAATGGCTTCTGCCAAAGCCTGGGGAAAGTAAATCTGGAACAGGAACTGTG GAAAACCATGTGGTTTCAAGTCCTCCATTTGGCCATCGCATGGAGACCACTAAGACATCTGGAAATGGAGAGGATGTGTATGATGCTCATAAGCGAAAGGATGTCTTTAGGCCATCCATGCTTGACTCAGAAAGTGGACGCCGTGATCGTTGGCGTGATGAAGAGCGGGACACTAAGTCCTCCATACGGAAGGATCGGTGGAGGGATGGAGAGAAAGATCTTGGTGATTCTCGGAGAGTGGAACGTTGGACAGAAAATTTGCCTTCAAAGAACTTTGGAGAAGTTCGTCGTGGTGCTGCTGATAGACGGAATGATTCGGGAAACAGAGACACTAACTTTGACCAGCGGCGTGAGAGTAAGTGGAACACACGCTGGGGTCCCGATAATAAGGAACCGGAAGGTCTTCATGAAAAATGGAGCGACTCTGGAAAAGAAGGTGATATACATCTGGACAAAAGGCTGTCTCACACTTCTAATCATGGAAAGGATGAAAAAGAGGGAGATCATTATCGGCCATGGAGACCTAGCTTCTCACAGGGCCGCGGAAGGTTAGATTCTCCCCATCACCATAACAGTACACCAAACAAGCAGGGTTCTGCATATTCCTATGGACGTGGCCGTGGTGAGAATACGACGCCAGTCTCTACTCTAGGACATGGCCGGGGTGGCTCTGGTGGTAGCTTCATGAATAACTCTATTCCTGGAACATTACTGGAACAAGTTGAAAGTGGACATGGGGAACCTTCTCCCTTTAGATATAGTAGGACAAAGTTGTTTGATGTGTACAGAGTGACTAAAATGGAAACAAATAGAAAACTAGTTGATGATTTTGTGCAGGTAGCTAATCTTACACAGGATGATCCATTGGAACCTCTAGCCCTTCTGGCACCAAATCCCGAGGAAAtg TCTATCTTAAAGGGTATTGATAAAGGGGACATTATTAGTAGTGGGGCACCTCAGATGCCTAAAGATGGAAAGAGCTCAACAGAGTTTACACATACTAGGCGAATGATGCCTGGAAGTGCATCTCTGCAAG ATAGAGTTGAAGATGGAGACCATAACAGAGTGTCTGATGAGGTACACGGTAATAGAGAATTGTCAGTTGAAGGAAATAGTTCTGTTCATCCTGGTGTTGCACGGCAAACCATGCCAGCAGGTGAACATGGATCCACCCTTTTGCATGATAATAGAGATGCAACCAATGGTCTAAGGTCAAGAAATTTGGATTATTCATCTGACTCAAAAGATGTAGGGAGGTGGCAATCCAATGAAGATCCCATTCTTAAGAGGCAGCTATCTGGCATTTTGGATAGTGAACTTGGAAGCAGAAAAGTAATGCAGATGGTTCCAGAGGAGTTATCGCTTTTCTATAAGGATCCTAAGGGTCAAATTCAGGGTCCATTCAAAGGAGTTGATATTATTGGATGGTTTGAGTCTGGATATTTTGGTATTGACTTACCTGTTCGTCTCGATAATTCAGCAGCTGATTCACCATGGTTACCTCTTGGTGATGTCATGCCTCATTTACGAGCTAAAGCTCGACCCCCTCCAGGGTTTTTTGCTACTAAACCAAATGACTATACTGACATCTCTGGCCGTCAAACTTCTGGCCCCTCTGGGAATATCCTTGCTGGTTCAACTGACATTGAGATGTTGAGAAGTGATCCTAGGCTTAGGCAAACTTCTGCCACGGAAGCTGAAAATAGATTTCTGGAATCACTTATGTCTGGTAACAAAGGAGGTCCTCCACTTGAAAGTCTGGCATTATCCGAAG GTTTACAAGGGTTTATTGGGAATAATTCTGGTAATCTTGGCCCATCAGGAGTAGATAATGGAAGCAACCTTTACTTACTTGCTAATAGTTTAGCACTTGAGCGACAGAGGTCCTTACCCAGTCCTTATCCGTATTGGCCAGGGCCAGAGGCAGCTTCCCTTGCACCAAAAGCGGATATTTCCCTGGATGCAGCACTGCATTCAAAACTTTTATCTTCAGCAAGCGACAATTCTCGGCAACCTCAATCCCAAAATTCCGATTTGCTGTCAATCATCCAGGGATTATCCGACAGGACATCCGCTGGTTTAAATAGTGGTGCTTCTGGATGGCCGAATCATCCCTTGCAGGGTGGATTACATCCCCTTCAGAATAAATTTGATTTTCATCATGATCAGAATTTTTCTCAAGTGCCATTTGGCATTCAACAGCAAAGGCTTCCACCACAAAACCAATTATCATTGGGCAATTTACTGGGCCAGGCAGCTGATAACTCCGCTAATATTTTGGCAGCAGAGAAGCTACCTTCTTCTGGTATATCGCAAGATCCAGAAGTATTGAATTTGTTACAGCAACAATACTTGATGCAGTTGCAGTCTCAGGCAGTTGCTCCAGCTCAGCAGATGCCATTGTTGGACAAACTATTGCTGCTGAAGCAGCAACAAAAGCTGGAGGAGCAGCAGCAGTTATTGCGGCAGCAGCAGTTGCTGTCTCAAGTGCTGCAAAACCAGCAATCCAACCAGCTATTTGGTAATTCTTCTTTTGGACATATGCAGGGTGGTGCACCTCCAATTGGGAATTTGCACATGGATCCTTCTCAACTTCGATCACCGGAGATATTTCCCATGAGCTCACAATCACATATTCCCAGTGTGCATGATGAGCCCCGTACTGATTCTTTAAATTTACCTATGAACAGCCAAGACACTAGTTATAATGTAAGCAATGGAGCTTCTCCTTTAAATCTGCCACATCAATTATTTGGCAATACTGGTTCTCAGAAAAGCTGGGGCCCTGTGGTTCCTGAACAAATTAATGAGAAGAATCAGGAGATGTTCCCTGCACCAACGGTCGTCGATAGTCCCCAATTACCTGATCAGGAAATATCTAAAGAGGAACCCCAGATTGAAGAGCAACCTCTCTCTGTTTCAGACTTTACTTCTAAGTCTCTGGAGAATCCTGGTGATTCTATTAATTGTGCAACTGAATCATGTGAGATTGAATTGCCCCTAAGCATAGACCTGAAGGACAAATCAAATATTGCGCATAAAGAGCAGCAGGCTGAAAGAGAAAGCAACGATGTTGAGCTGTCAGTGGTAGTGCAAAATATTGACGCGCCAGAACCCAAAAAGGTTAATGAAAAGAAATCCAAAAAGCAAAAATCTTCAAAATTGCAGCCTTCTGACCAAGCAAAGGGATTGCCCAAAAATGCATCTTTGCAGCTGTCGAAGCAATCAGAACCTGGAAAGCCAGATTCTACTGAAACAAATCTGAAACAAACAATAGGTAAGGGAAACCAAATTGGAGTTGCTTGCAAAGAGTCTGCTAATTATGAGGATAATGGCGTGCCTGCTGGTGTTCCTCAAAACATTGATGAAGCAGGTGATAGGCTTGAGTCAAAGGTAGTTGATTCTGTTTCCAAACAGCATAATAAAATACCTGCAGGACGTGCCTGGAAGGCTGCTCCTGGTGCTAAGCAAAAGTCTCTGATAGAAATTCAACAGGAAGAACAAAGAAAGGCAGAGGCACAAATGCTTGTATCTGAGGTTGCTACATCTGTCAATTCATTGAGTCTGGCGACACCCTGGGCTGGGGTTGTTGCCGATCCAGACTCTGGAAAGGTGTCTGGTGAAAGTCACAGAGAAGGAGGCACTGCTGATCATCTTGTTAAAACAGAAACTTCTCAAAATCTTAAGAGCAAGAAAAGTCCGCTCCATGATCTATTGGCAGAAGAAGTTTCAAAGAAATCTGATGAAAAAGATGCTGAGTTTCCTGATAATATATCATCCTCACAAAATATTGCTGTGCAGTCAGAATCACTGGATGATTCAGAATTCATTGAGGCAAAAGATAGCAAAAGAAGCCGAAAAAAGTCAAAATCAAAGGGTTCAGTTGTTAAAGCTTCTGTGCCCAATGCAACTGTTGGGGAAGTGCCCGTTTCTTTGAGTCCCACTGAGAAAGGGAAAAGCTCCCGCTCTTCTCTGCAGGAAAAAGATGTACTGCCTGCCATACCTGCACGCCCTTCTTTGGGAGACTTTGTTCAGTGGAAAGGGGAAAGAGAGCCACCTAGCCCAACTCCTTCTCTGGCATGGTCTTCTGATTCTGTTAGGTTTCCTAAACCAACATCATTAAGGGACATTCTAAAGGAGCAGGAGAAGAAGTCGTCTTCTGCTGTCACAGCAAGCCCGATGCCTACCCCTCAGAAAGTGCAGCCTTCCCAGCCTACACGGAATGGTGGTTCTTCACGGTCAATCtcagcttcctctccatccaaAGCTGCCTCTCCAATGCAGATAAACTCTCATGCTTCTTTGCAGTCAAAATACCCTGGGGATGATGATTTCTTCTGGGGTCCAATTGAGCAATCTAAGCAAGAGACTAAGCA ATCAGATTTCCCTCAGCTTGGACAAGGGAACTGGGGTTCAAAGAATGTACCCATTAAAGGGAGTTCACCTGCATCTTTAACTCGCCAAAAATCAGTGAGCGGTAAACTAAATGAGCAACGTTCTCTACTATCATCATCGCCTGCCTCATCTCAATCCATGCTGAAAACAAAAAAAGATGCCATGACTAAGCACTCTG AGGCAATGGGCTTCCGAGATTGGTGTGAGAGTGAGTGCGATCGGCTAATAGGTACAAAAG ATACAAGTTTCCTTGAATTTTGCTTGAAGCAATCGAGATCCGAAGCCGAGTTGCTTCTCGTAGAAAACCTTGGATCATATGACCCGGAACATGAATTCATTGAGAAGTTCCTCAACTACAAGGATATGTTACCATCAGATGTTTTGGAAATAGCCTTCCAGAGCAAAACCGATAAGAAAGCTACTGGACTCGGTGCCGGGGTTGTGTTATCTGCTAATGCAGATATGCAGGATATGGACAACACAGAAGCATATGGGAGAGGGGGTGGAAAGAAGAAGGCAAAGAAAGGGAAAAAGGTTAGCCCTGCAGTTTTGGGATTCAATGTTGTGAGTAACAGGATCATGATGGGTGAGATCCAGAGAGTAGAAGATTAA
- the LOC112697955 gene encoding protein ESSENTIAL FOR POTEXVIRUS ACCUMULATION 1-like isoform X2 — translation METTKTSGNGEDVYDAHKRKDVFRPSMLDSESGRRDRWRDEERDTKSSIRKDRWRDGEKDLGDSRRVERWTENLPSKNFGEVRRGAADRRNDSGNRDTNFDQRRESKWNTRWGPDNKEPEGLHEKWSDSGKEGDIHLDKRLSHTSNHGKDEKEGDHYRPWRPSFSQGRGRLDSPHHHNSTPNKQGSAYSYGRGRGENTTPVSTLGHGRGGSGGSFMNNSIPGTLLEQVESGHGEPSPFRYSRTKLFDVYRVTKMETNRKLVDDFVQVANLTQDDPLEPLALLAPNPEEMSILKGIDKGDIISSGAPQMPKDGKSSTEFTHTRRMMPGSASLQDRVEDGDHNRVSDEVHGNRELSVEGNSSVHPGVARQTMPAGEHGSTLLHDNRDATNGLRSRNLDYSSDSKDVGRWQSNEDPILKRQLSGILDSELGSRKVMQMVPEELSLFYKDPKGQIQGPFKGVDIIGWFESGYFGIDLPVRLDNSAADSPWLPLGDVMPHLRAKARPPPGFFATKPNDYTDISGRQTSGPSGNILAGSTDIEMLRSDPRLRQTSATEAENRFLESLMSGNKGGPPLESLALSEGLQGFIGNNSGNLGPSGVDNGSNLYLLANSLALERQRSLPSPYPYWPGPEAASLAPKADISLDAALHSKLLSSASDNSRQPQSQNSDLLSIIQGLSDRTSAGLNSGASGWPNHPLQGGLHPLQNKFDFHHDQNFSQVPFGIQQQRLPPQNQLSLGNLLGQAADNSANILAAEKLPSSGISQDPEVLNLLQQQYLMQLQSQAVAPAQQMPLLDKLLLLKQQQKLEEQQQLLRQQQLLSQVLQNQQSNQLFGNSSFGHMQGGAPPIGNLHMDPSQLRSPEIFPMSSQSHIPSVHDEPRTDSLNLPMNSQDTSYNVSNGASPLNLPHQLFGNTGSQKSWGPVVPEQINEKNQEMFPAPTVVDSPQLPDQEISKEEPQIEEQPLSVSDFTSKSLENPGDSINCATESCEIELPLSIDLKDKSNIAHKEQQAERESNDVELSVVVQNIDAPEPKKVNEKKSKKQKSSKLQPSDQAKGLPKNASLQLSKQSEPGKPDSTETNLKQTIGKGNQIGVACKESANYEDNGVPAGVPQNIDEAGDRLESKVVDSVSKQHNKIPAGRAWKAAPGAKQKSLIEIQQEEQRKAEAQMLVSEVATSVNSLSLATPWAGVVADPDSGKVSGESHREGGTADHLVKTETSQNLKSKKSPLHDLLAEEVSKKSDEKDAEFPDNISSSQNIAVQSESLDDSEFIEAKDSKRSRKKSKSKGSVVKASVPNATVGEVPVSLSPTEKGKSSRSSLQEKDVLPAIPARPSLGDFVQWKGEREPPSPTPSLAWSSDSVRFPKPTSLRDILKEQEKKSSSAVTASPMPTPQKVQPSQPTRNGGSSRSISASSPSKAASPMQINSHASLQSKYPGDDDFFWGPIEQSKQETKQSDFPQLGQGNWGSKNVPIKGSSPASLTRQKSVSGKLNEQRSLLSSSPASSQSMLKTKKDAMTKHSEAMGFRDWCESECDRLIGTKDTSFLEFCLKQSRSEAELLLVENLGSYDPEHEFIEKFLNYKDMLPSDVLEIAFQSKTDKKATGLGAGVVLSANADMQDMDNTEAYGRGGGKKKAKKGKKVSPAVLGFNVVSNRIMMGEIQRVED, via the exons ATGGAGACCACTAAGACATCTGGAAATGGAGAGGATGTGTATGATGCTCATAAGCGAAAGGATGTCTTTAGGCCATCCATGCTTGACTCAGAAAGTGGACGCCGTGATCGTTGGCGTGATGAAGAGCGGGACACTAAGTCCTCCATACGGAAGGATCGGTGGAGGGATGGAGAGAAAGATCTTGGTGATTCTCGGAGAGTGGAACGTTGGACAGAAAATTTGCCTTCAAAGAACTTTGGAGAAGTTCGTCGTGGTGCTGCTGATAGACGGAATGATTCGGGAAACAGAGACACTAACTTTGACCAGCGGCGTGAGAGTAAGTGGAACACACGCTGGGGTCCCGATAATAAGGAACCGGAAGGTCTTCATGAAAAATGGAGCGACTCTGGAAAAGAAGGTGATATACATCTGGACAAAAGGCTGTCTCACACTTCTAATCATGGAAAGGATGAAAAAGAGGGAGATCATTATCGGCCATGGAGACCTAGCTTCTCACAGGGCCGCGGAAGGTTAGATTCTCCCCATCACCATAACAGTACACCAAACAAGCAGGGTTCTGCATATTCCTATGGACGTGGCCGTGGTGAGAATACGACGCCAGTCTCTACTCTAGGACATGGCCGGGGTGGCTCTGGTGGTAGCTTCATGAATAACTCTATTCCTGGAACATTACTGGAACAAGTTGAAAGTGGACATGGGGAACCTTCTCCCTTTAGATATAGTAGGACAAAGTTGTTTGATGTGTACAGAGTGACTAAAATGGAAACAAATAGAAAACTAGTTGATGATTTTGTGCAGGTAGCTAATCTTACACAGGATGATCCATTGGAACCTCTAGCCCTTCTGGCACCAAATCCCGAGGAAAtg TCTATCTTAAAGGGTATTGATAAAGGGGACATTATTAGTAGTGGGGCACCTCAGATGCCTAAAGATGGAAAGAGCTCAACAGAGTTTACACATACTAGGCGAATGATGCCTGGAAGTGCATCTCTGCAAG ATAGAGTTGAAGATGGAGACCATAACAGAGTGTCTGATGAGGTACACGGTAATAGAGAATTGTCAGTTGAAGGAAATAGTTCTGTTCATCCTGGTGTTGCACGGCAAACCATGCCAGCAGGTGAACATGGATCCACCCTTTTGCATGATAATAGAGATGCAACCAATGGTCTAAGGTCAAGAAATTTGGATTATTCATCTGACTCAAAAGATGTAGGGAGGTGGCAATCCAATGAAGATCCCATTCTTAAGAGGCAGCTATCTGGCATTTTGGATAGTGAACTTGGAAGCAGAAAAGTAATGCAGATGGTTCCAGAGGAGTTATCGCTTTTCTATAAGGATCCTAAGGGTCAAATTCAGGGTCCATTCAAAGGAGTTGATATTATTGGATGGTTTGAGTCTGGATATTTTGGTATTGACTTACCTGTTCGTCTCGATAATTCAGCAGCTGATTCACCATGGTTACCTCTTGGTGATGTCATGCCTCATTTACGAGCTAAAGCTCGACCCCCTCCAGGGTTTTTTGCTACTAAACCAAATGACTATACTGACATCTCTGGCCGTCAAACTTCTGGCCCCTCTGGGAATATCCTTGCTGGTTCAACTGACATTGAGATGTTGAGAAGTGATCCTAGGCTTAGGCAAACTTCTGCCACGGAAGCTGAAAATAGATTTCTGGAATCACTTATGTCTGGTAACAAAGGAGGTCCTCCACTTGAAAGTCTGGCATTATCCGAAG GTTTACAAGGGTTTATTGGGAATAATTCTGGTAATCTTGGCCCATCAGGAGTAGATAATGGAAGCAACCTTTACTTACTTGCTAATAGTTTAGCACTTGAGCGACAGAGGTCCTTACCCAGTCCTTATCCGTATTGGCCAGGGCCAGAGGCAGCTTCCCTTGCACCAAAAGCGGATATTTCCCTGGATGCAGCACTGCATTCAAAACTTTTATCTTCAGCAAGCGACAATTCTCGGCAACCTCAATCCCAAAATTCCGATTTGCTGTCAATCATCCAGGGATTATCCGACAGGACATCCGCTGGTTTAAATAGTGGTGCTTCTGGATGGCCGAATCATCCCTTGCAGGGTGGATTACATCCCCTTCAGAATAAATTTGATTTTCATCATGATCAGAATTTTTCTCAAGTGCCATTTGGCATTCAACAGCAAAGGCTTCCACCACAAAACCAATTATCATTGGGCAATTTACTGGGCCAGGCAGCTGATAACTCCGCTAATATTTTGGCAGCAGAGAAGCTACCTTCTTCTGGTATATCGCAAGATCCAGAAGTATTGAATTTGTTACAGCAACAATACTTGATGCAGTTGCAGTCTCAGGCAGTTGCTCCAGCTCAGCAGATGCCATTGTTGGACAAACTATTGCTGCTGAAGCAGCAACAAAAGCTGGAGGAGCAGCAGCAGTTATTGCGGCAGCAGCAGTTGCTGTCTCAAGTGCTGCAAAACCAGCAATCCAACCAGCTATTTGGTAATTCTTCTTTTGGACATATGCAGGGTGGTGCACCTCCAATTGGGAATTTGCACATGGATCCTTCTCAACTTCGATCACCGGAGATATTTCCCATGAGCTCACAATCACATATTCCCAGTGTGCATGATGAGCCCCGTACTGATTCTTTAAATTTACCTATGAACAGCCAAGACACTAGTTATAATGTAAGCAATGGAGCTTCTCCTTTAAATCTGCCACATCAATTATTTGGCAATACTGGTTCTCAGAAAAGCTGGGGCCCTGTGGTTCCTGAACAAATTAATGAGAAGAATCAGGAGATGTTCCCTGCACCAACGGTCGTCGATAGTCCCCAATTACCTGATCAGGAAATATCTAAAGAGGAACCCCAGATTGAAGAGCAACCTCTCTCTGTTTCAGACTTTACTTCTAAGTCTCTGGAGAATCCTGGTGATTCTATTAATTGTGCAACTGAATCATGTGAGATTGAATTGCCCCTAAGCATAGACCTGAAGGACAAATCAAATATTGCGCATAAAGAGCAGCAGGCTGAAAGAGAAAGCAACGATGTTGAGCTGTCAGTGGTAGTGCAAAATATTGACGCGCCAGAACCCAAAAAGGTTAATGAAAAGAAATCCAAAAAGCAAAAATCTTCAAAATTGCAGCCTTCTGACCAAGCAAAGGGATTGCCCAAAAATGCATCTTTGCAGCTGTCGAAGCAATCAGAACCTGGAAAGCCAGATTCTACTGAAACAAATCTGAAACAAACAATAGGTAAGGGAAACCAAATTGGAGTTGCTTGCAAAGAGTCTGCTAATTATGAGGATAATGGCGTGCCTGCTGGTGTTCCTCAAAACATTGATGAAGCAGGTGATAGGCTTGAGTCAAAGGTAGTTGATTCTGTTTCCAAACAGCATAATAAAATACCTGCAGGACGTGCCTGGAAGGCTGCTCCTGGTGCTAAGCAAAAGTCTCTGATAGAAATTCAACAGGAAGAACAAAGAAAGGCAGAGGCACAAATGCTTGTATCTGAGGTTGCTACATCTGTCAATTCATTGAGTCTGGCGACACCCTGGGCTGGGGTTGTTGCCGATCCAGACTCTGGAAAGGTGTCTGGTGAAAGTCACAGAGAAGGAGGCACTGCTGATCATCTTGTTAAAACAGAAACTTCTCAAAATCTTAAGAGCAAGAAAAGTCCGCTCCATGATCTATTGGCAGAAGAAGTTTCAAAGAAATCTGATGAAAAAGATGCTGAGTTTCCTGATAATATATCATCCTCACAAAATATTGCTGTGCAGTCAGAATCACTGGATGATTCAGAATTCATTGAGGCAAAAGATAGCAAAAGAAGCCGAAAAAAGTCAAAATCAAAGGGTTCAGTTGTTAAAGCTTCTGTGCCCAATGCAACTGTTGGGGAAGTGCCCGTTTCTTTGAGTCCCACTGAGAAAGGGAAAAGCTCCCGCTCTTCTCTGCAGGAAAAAGATGTACTGCCTGCCATACCTGCACGCCCTTCTTTGGGAGACTTTGTTCAGTGGAAAGGGGAAAGAGAGCCACCTAGCCCAACTCCTTCTCTGGCATGGTCTTCTGATTCTGTTAGGTTTCCTAAACCAACATCATTAAGGGACATTCTAAAGGAGCAGGAGAAGAAGTCGTCTTCTGCTGTCACAGCAAGCCCGATGCCTACCCCTCAGAAAGTGCAGCCTTCCCAGCCTACACGGAATGGTGGTTCTTCACGGTCAATCtcagcttcctctccatccaaAGCTGCCTCTCCAATGCAGATAAACTCTCATGCTTCTTTGCAGTCAAAATACCCTGGGGATGATGATTTCTTCTGGGGTCCAATTGAGCAATCTAAGCAAGAGACTAAGCA ATCAGATTTCCCTCAGCTTGGACAAGGGAACTGGGGTTCAAAGAATGTACCCATTAAAGGGAGTTCACCTGCATCTTTAACTCGCCAAAAATCAGTGAGCGGTAAACTAAATGAGCAACGTTCTCTACTATCATCATCGCCTGCCTCATCTCAATCCATGCTGAAAACAAAAAAAGATGCCATGACTAAGCACTCTG AGGCAATGGGCTTCCGAGATTGGTGTGAGAGTGAGTGCGATCGGCTAATAGGTACAAAAG ATACAAGTTTCCTTGAATTTTGCTTGAAGCAATCGAGATCCGAAGCCGAGTTGCTTCTCGTAGAAAACCTTGGATCATATGACCCGGAACATGAATTCATTGAGAAGTTCCTCAACTACAAGGATATGTTACCATCAGATGTTTTGGAAATAGCCTTCCAGAGCAAAACCGATAAGAAAGCTACTGGACTCGGTGCCGGGGTTGTGTTATCTGCTAATGCAGATATGCAGGATATGGACAACACAGAAGCATATGGGAGAGGGGGTGGAAAGAAGAAGGCAAAGAAAGGGAAAAAGGTTAGCCCTGCAGTTTTGGGATTCAATGTTGTGAGTAACAGGATCATGATGGGTGAGATCCAGAGAGTAGAAGATTAA
- the LOC112697956 gene encoding protein LIKE COV 1-like, with translation MKREKETTSTTTIGNQRKNIMAASRDLELLIPVSTISDQNGGFKSSSNNSSPGPITPTPHHHHTGQEAFLKVIRSWASKKFMTGCVILFPIAITFYITWGFIHFVDSFFSPIFNHLGINIFGLGFATSITFIFLVGIFMSSWLGTSVLTLGEWFIKKMPLVSYIYAASKQISVAISPDQNSNAFKEVALIRHPRVGEYALAFITSSVVLRTNRDEQELLCVYVPTNHLYLGDILLMNPNDVLRPNLSVREGIEIVISGGMSIPQLLTTVDVDQSKLATRIPTFAASQV, from the exons atgaaaagagaaaaagagacaacatcaacaacaacaattggGAATCAAAGAAAAAACATCATGGCTGCAAGCAGAGATCTTGAGCTTTTGATCCCTGTCTCAACCATTTCTGATCAAAATGGAGGCTTTAAATCTTCTTCTAATAATTCATCACCAGGCCCTATTACTCCCACCCCACATCATCATCACACTGGCCAAGAG GCGTTTCTAAAAGTAATTCGCAGCTGGGCATCAAAGAAGTTCATGACAGGATG TGTAATCCTTTTTCCAATCGCTATAACATTCTACATCACTTGGGGTTTTATCCACTTTGTGGATAGTTTCTTCTCCCCTATATTTAATCATCTAGGGATCAATATTTTTG GTCTGGGATTTGCAACCTCAATCACATTCATATTCTTGGTTGGAATATTCATGTCATCATGGTTGGGAACTTCAGTTCTAACCCTTGGAGAATGGTTCATCAAAAAAATGCCTCTTGTAAGCTATATATATGCTGCCTCCAAGCAAATTAGTGTAGCAATTTCACCAG ATCAAAACTCAAATGCATTCAAGGAAGTGGCATTGATAAGGCACCCACGTGTTGGAGAGTATGCATTGGCATTCATAACATCATCGGTAGTGTTGAGAACAAACAGAGATGAACAAGAGCTTCTATGTGTTTATGTTCCAACCAACCACTTATATTTGGGTGACATTCTTCTCATGAACCCTAATGATGTTCTAAGGCCCAATTTGTCTGTCCGAGAAGGCATAG AAATTGTTATATCTGGTGGGATGTCAATTCCTCAATTATTGACGACAGTGGATGTTGATCAAAGCAAATTAGCAACAAGAATACCAACCTTTGCAGCATCACAAGTATAA